In Clostridium swellfunianum, a genomic segment contains:
- a CDS encoding glycosyl hydrolase family 18 protein, protein MKFSKKIISVAALATLLILSSTNHIKNTSNSKIVDTKTVTSIADSVSIANDKSNSQNNESNSVPSNITSSPIAASVPNPNTKIVTSDNSNATINKSSNSTAIKTSKNSASTSVPKTETKSSEASSKAPTPQPVPTEPKPAPISKPSSDKLILGYSVDWNQSSLSSLTANSSLIDEVATHTYIVTHEGTLTGTAPASQISFANKNGIKTIAVVRNEFNSELAHDVLTIAPVRANLIKNIEAALAANNYKGVNIDFEILKPADRDALSNFMKELYTTLKPKGYIVSIAVQPKRSDSETWVKAFDYATLGEYSDQVVLMTYDEHYPGGTPGPIASEQWVQQVVNYASSKIPKNKLLLGLAAYGYDWTVKDEKTISTKSLSIQSAYSTASANGASVLWNDVAKVPYFTYNDSKGSHTVYFENNMSIAYKLNIVNNSNLKGIAIWRLGLEDSRYWTTIKQKLNK, encoded by the coding sequence ATGAAGTTTTCCAAAAAAATTATTTCTGTGGCAGCTTTAGCAACCTTACTTATTCTAAGCTCAACTAATCATATTAAAAACACTTCTAATAGTAAAATAGTTGATACTAAAACAGTGACTTCAATAGCAGATAGTGTGAGCATAGCAAATGATAAGTCAAATTCTCAAAATAATGAAAGTAATTCAGTACCCTCCAATATAACTAGTAGTCCTATTGCAGCATCTGTTCCTAATCCTAACACTAAAATTGTTACTAGTGATAATTCCAATGCTACTATCAATAAAAGTAGTAATAGCACAGCAATAAAAACTTCAAAAAACTCAGCCTCAACATCGGTCCCTAAAACAGAAACAAAATCTTCAGAAGCTTCTTCTAAAGCTCCAACTCCGCAGCCAGTACCAACTGAACCCAAACCTGCTCCTATAAGCAAGCCGTCCTCGGACAAGCTTATATTAGGTTATTCTGTAGATTGGAACCAGAGTTCATTATCCTCTTTGACCGCTAATAGTTCATTAATAGACGAAGTTGCAACTCATACTTATATAGTAACTCATGAGGGAACTCTTACTGGCACTGCACCTGCTAGCCAAATTTCTTTTGCAAATAAAAATGGAATCAAGACTATAGCAGTAGTTAGAAATGAATTCAACTCGGAACTAGCACACGATGTACTAACTATAGCTCCAGTAAGAGCTAATTTAATTAAAAACATCGAGGCCGCTTTAGCTGCAAATAATTATAAAGGAGTAAACATAGATTTTGAAATATTAAAGCCTGCCGACAGAGATGCTCTTAGCAATTTTATGAAAGAGCTATATACCACCCTTAAACCTAAAGGCTATATTGTATCAATAGCAGTTCAACCCAAAAGGTCAGATTCTGAAACCTGGGTTAAAGCCTTTGATTATGCTACGCTTGGAGAATATTCCGATCAAGTTGTATTAATGACATACGATGAGCATTACCCAGGAGGAACCCCAGGCCCCATAGCTTCAGAACAATGGGTACAACAAGTAGTTAACTACGCATCAAGTAAGATACCAAAAAATAAACTTCTTTTAGGACTTGCAGCCTATGGTTATGATTGGACTGTTAAAGACGAAAAAACTATTTCAACAAAATCATTATCAATTCAATCTGCTTACAGCACAGCGTCAGCAAATGGAGCCAGCGTGTTATGGAATGATGTCGCAAAGGTTCCGTATTTCACCTATAATGATAGCAAAGGTAGCCATACTGTATATTTTGAGAATAATATGAGCATTGCATATAAGCTTAACATAGTTAACAACAGCAATTTAAAAGGCATTGCAATTTGGCGTCTTGGTCTTGAAGATTCAAGATATTGGACAACCATAAAGCAAAAACTTAATAAGTAG
- a CDS encoding NADH-dependent [FeFe] hydrogenase, group A6: MSLVTVTINNRRVLVEEGTTILEAAKLLNIKIPTLCHLNLHDTKMVNQTASCRVCMVEVDGRRNLAPACATPVFDKMVVRTNSIRAIHARRTVVELLLSDHPKDCLICEKNTNCELQALAADLGVREIPYKGEMSTYEIDDSSYSIVRNLDKCILCRRCETMCNKVQTVNVLSGIERGFQTVVAPAFNLPMTDTACTFCGQCVAVCPTAALTEVNNVPKVWRALKNKDKYVVVQTAPAVRVALGEEFGLEPGTVVTGKMASALRSLGFDKVFDTDFAADLTIMEEASEFVHRLKHGGKLPILTSCCPGWVKFFEHQFPELLDIPSTCKSPHEMFGAITKTYLAQKLGIDPKNIVVVSVMPCLAKKYEAARPELSNEGNQDVDIVITTRELAKMLKEAGIDFNSLEDSDFDHPLGESTGASIIFGATGGVLEAALRTAYEWLTEESLENVEFHALRGLDGVKEASIKINDMDVNVAVAHGLGNARKLLEAIKSGEANYHAIEIMACPGGCIGGGGQPYIHGDVEILKKRAAGIYNEDRGKIKRKSHENEAVLKLYEEFLGEPYGEKAHELLHTHYIKREKL, from the coding sequence CTGAATTTACATGATACTAAAATGGTTAATCAGACAGCTTCTTGCAGAGTTTGCATGGTCGAAGTTGATGGAAGAAGAAATCTTGCTCCAGCTTGCGCTACTCCAGTTTTTGATAAAATGGTAGTTAGAACTAACAGCATTCGTGCAATACACGCTAGAAGAACTGTTGTTGAACTTCTTTTATCTGACCACCCAAAAGACTGCCTAATATGTGAAAAAAACACAAACTGTGAACTACAAGCTCTAGCAGCCGATTTAGGGGTTCGTGAAATTCCTTATAAGGGGGAAATGTCAACTTATGAAATAGACGATTCCAGTTACTCCATAGTAAGAAATCTTGATAAGTGTATACTTTGCAGACGATGCGAAACTATGTGCAATAAGGTTCAAACGGTAAATGTTTTATCAGGAATTGAAAGAGGCTTTCAAACAGTTGTTGCCCCTGCTTTCAACCTTCCGATGACTGATACTGCCTGCACCTTCTGCGGACAGTGTGTTGCTGTATGCCCAACCGCTGCCTTAACAGAAGTTAATAACGTTCCAAAGGTTTGGAGAGCTTTAAAGAACAAGGATAAGTATGTTGTAGTTCAAACAGCTCCAGCTGTTAGGGTTGCTCTCGGAGAAGAATTTGGTTTGGAGCCAGGAACAGTGGTAACAGGAAAAATGGCTTCTGCTTTGAGAAGCCTCGGCTTTGATAAGGTATTCGATACCGACTTTGCAGCGGATTTAACCATTATGGAAGAGGCTTCAGAGTTTGTTCACAGACTTAAGCACGGCGGGAAGCTTCCAATACTAACAAGCTGTTGTCCAGGCTGGGTTAAATTCTTTGAGCATCAGTTCCCTGAACTTTTAGACATACCATCAACCTGTAAGTCTCCTCACGAAATGTTTGGAGCTATAACAAAGACATATTTAGCACAAAAATTAGGTATTGATCCTAAAAATATAGTTGTAGTTTCAGTTATGCCTTGCCTTGCAAAGAAGTATGAAGCTGCAAGACCTGAACTTTCAAATGAAGGAAATCAAGACGTTGATATAGTTATAACTACAAGAGAGCTTGCTAAAATGCTTAAAGAAGCTGGAATAGATTTTAACTCCTTAGAGGATAGTGATTTCGATCATCCATTAGGAGAATCAACTGGAGCCTCTATAATATTTGGCGCAACAGGCGGAGTTTTGGAAGCTGCTCTTCGTACAGCTTACGAGTGGCTGACTGAAGAATCTCTTGAGAATGTAGAATTCCATGCGCTAAGAGGTTTAGACGGTGTCAAAGAGGCTTCAATAAAAATTAATGACATGGATGTTAATGTAGCTGTAGCTCACGGTCTTGGAAATGCAAGAAAGCTACTAGAGGCAATAAAATCTGGAGAAGCCAACTATCACGCAATAGAAATAATGGCATGCCCTGGTGGATGTATAGGGGGCGGTGGTCAACCTTATATCCATGGAGACGTTGAAATTCTAAAAAAACGTGCTGCTGGAATATATAATGAAGACAGAGGCAAGATTAAGAGAAAATCCCACGAAAATGAAGCTGTATTAAAGCTTTATGAGGAATTTTTAGGTGAACCTTATGGTGAAAAAGCTCATGAACTGCTTCACACCCATTATATAAAAAGAGAGAAACTATAA